TAAGGGCGGAAGCTCGACCCCGAGTAAAGTCTGGGCCGTGTTCTCCAGGGTCAATTGCCACCGGCCCCCGCTGACCAGATAGGCGGCGATCAAAGCATCAAAGGCCAGGCCATCCCAGGCGTACCCGTAATGGTCCGCCAGGACCATCTGGGTCTTGCCGTCGAAGGCCAGTTTCTGGGCCTCCGGATCGGCCAGCCACCGGACCAACGGCTCCGGCCAGGATGGCGCCCCACTGCCCAGGGGTAGATAGCCGTGCTGATCACCGGCTTTCGAAAAAGCAACCCCCAGGACTTCCCCCCGCTGCCAGGAGGCTTCCGCCGCCAAAAACTGGAGGGCTACCGGCTCCCGGTCGCTGCCTTCGAAAAAGGCCGGCAGGTCGTCACCGGCCAGCAGGCGGGCTTCCGGCATTAAGACCGGCCCCACCTTAACCTCCGCGGTATTCGCCGGGGCTTTGGCTTCTTGGCCCGCCACGCGGACCAGGAGGCTTCGAAACTCCAGCTTGCGGAAGAAGTCCGCCAGGCGCGGCGCGTCAAAGTGAAACCGGCAACCCGCCGGTGCCAGCGGCAGCGGTACGTCCCGTTTGATCGTCACCAGTTCACGCCAGCGTTGCGCCTCGGCCCGGTGGTCGACCAGCAGTTTGCGCAGCCGTTCATTTTCAATCTTCTCCGGGCTAGCGAGCAGCGCGTCCAGGCTGCCGAAGTCGTTCAGCAGTTTAACCGCGGTTTTCTCCCCAATCCCGGGGATCCCGGGAATATTATCGGACGGGTCCCCTTTCAACGCCTTAAAATCCGCCCACTGCCGCGGCGTTAACCCGTATTTCTTCTGCAGATAATCGGGGGTGGCGCGCACCAGATCGGTGATCCCGCGCCGGGTGTAATAAACACAGACCCCGTCGTCGATCAACTGGAAGGCATCCTGGTCCCCGGTGACAATGCAGACCGGAATCCCGGCTTCCCGGGCGGCCCGGGCCATCGTCCCGATCACATCGTCGGCCTCGTACCCGTCGACCCCGAGCACCACCGCCCCCATACTCTCGTAAAACTCTTTGATATATGGAAACTGGGCCAGCAGGTCCGCATCCAGCTCTTTCCGGGTCCCTTTATATTCGGCATAGACCTCGTGCCGGAAAGTCTTGCCCAGATCCTCGGCCACCACCAGGTAGGCGGGTTGTTCATCCTCCAGCAGACGGAGGATCATTGTCGCCACCCCGTACACCGCGCTGGTGGGCAGTCCATCCTTCGTCCGCAGGTTGGTGTCCTTCAAGGCATGGTAGGCGCGGTGCGCCAAACTATGGCTGTCGATGATCAACATCTTCTCCATGTTCTGTTCCTCCCTTCGCGGCCGCCGACGTAAAGTAATCGCGGGCCAGCAAAGCCAAGCCCACCGCATTGTCCGCCGATAACTCGGTTTTACCGAAATACACCCGGACCCCCTGGTCCCAGCGGGCCACCCGCGCCGTAAGCTCCCGGCGCAGGTAGGTATTGCTGGCCACCCCGCCGAACAACAATACTTCCCGGCCGCCCGGTTCACCGGTGGCCACGCCGGCCTGCACCAGGCGGAAGACCGATTCGACCAGACAGTCCAGGACCGCCCGCGCCAGATCGGCGGGGGCCGGTTTTTGCGCCCACAAGCGTAAGGCGGCCGAAGTCGGCCCGGAAAAACTGACCGTCAAACCCTGGACGGCCACCGGCAATTTCAAAGTGGCTTGTCCCCCCTGCGCCAACGCTTCCAAATGGGGGCCGGCCGGAAAAGGCAAGCCCATCGCCACGCCGATCCGGTCGATCATCTGTCCCGCGTGCAAGTCGGAGGTCCCGCCCAACAGCTTGACGGCAAAACCGCCGGTCTTCCTCTGGACGGCCAGCAGTTCCGTGGTTCCTCCCGACAGATGCAGCCCGAGAAAGGCGTCACTTGCCAGCCCGGCGCCCTCCAGCGCCGCCCGGATGTGTCCTTCCTGATGCGAAGAGGCCAGGAGCGGGACACCGGCCGTGGCGGCAATCACCCGGGCAAAATTGGCCCCTGCCAGAAAGACCGGCAAATAGGATCCGTCCACCGGCCGCGGGCGGGCCGCGTACGCCACCCCCTTCAGGGGCCGGAAAGCCGCCGCCTCTTCAACCAAAGCCGGGAGGTTCTTTAAATGTTGGAAAAGGGCTTCCGATTGTCGAAGCCCTTTTGCCCCCTTTTCCACCGTTAAGACCCGGCGCTGGTCTTGAAGGATGCGCCCCGCCGCATCAGTTAACGCCAGTGAAGTTGTATAACAACTGGTATCCAAACCTAGATAGTAACTACTCACTCATCGGTTCCCCCGTCCACCTCAGCGGTAACGTTCACCATTTTCCGGATGGCACGGATGACGGTTCCCAAAACCCCGTTCACAAACTTCCCGGAATCCTCGTCTCCGTACTTTTTCGCAATTTCGACCGCCTCATTCACCGTTACTTCCACCGGAATATCACTCCGGTATAACAGTTCATAGACCGCCAAGCGTAGAATGTTCCGGTCGGTGCTGGCCATGCGGACCAGCGGCCAGTCTTGCGAATAATGCCGCAAAATGTTGTCAATCTCTTCCCGTTTCGCGATGGCGTCGGCCACAATCTCCTGAAGAAAGGCGACGGCATCGGGGGAAAGTTCATGCTCGGTGAGCAGCCACCGGACGGCATCCGGCCAGGGTATCCGACCCATATCATGCTGGAATAAAGCTAAGAATGCTAGTTCGCGTGCCAAGCGTCTACCCATCTGTTCTCAACCTCAAGTTAATAAATTCGCCGTTTTTGGAAGAGCCCTCTCAGTTTTGGCAGTTTCAACTCATCGCCGCGGTCGAATCTTTTCCCCAACGTGTACCCGACCAAAACACAAAAGGCAAAGGACAAGGCCTTGATCCACCCCAGACAAAGGACCAAAATACCGGTCACAATCCCCAAAGCCGAGGAAAAGATCCGGCCTTTATATGTTAAGAACAACTGTAAAAGCTGGTTGTTATCCTTCTCGGTCATTGTTCCTCCCCTCCTTATTCCACCCGCGCCCGCGGTTCCGACGTGACTTTGGTCACGGTTACTTCCGCGTTGTTCACCGGAATCCCGAGCGTGGCATGGATATACTCCCGCAGTTCTTCCCGGATTTCGTAGATTAACTGCGGAATATTGATATCAGGGGAACTGACAATCTCCACTTGAAAGCTGAGCCGTTCATTTTCGGTAATGGCGCGGATTTCCGCTTCCTTCACCCCTTTGATCTTTTTCACGGCCCGGAGGGCTAAGGCCTCCACGGCCGGTGAAGAGACGCGGATCTCACCGAGCTCCGTCTCGTGGATGATCGTCTTGAGTTCCTTCTTGGTATGCAACCCGGCCATCCACAACAGGATAAAGAAGATAAAGAAGAAGAGAAACGCAAGGAGATTAAAGACCTTACCTTCTTCAGCGGGGGTCAACATCCCGAGCACCCGAAACACGTCTTCCCCTAGCAACAGGCCGAAGAAGAAGATGGAGAGGACCAGCATCACTAAGGAACTGACGATAATGACCAAACGGTAGGATATTTTCATCCGTTCTTTCCTCCTTGCCCCCGATTATTTTACCCGTTTTTCCTCCGGCACGGGCTCTTCCTGTCGAAATTCAACCCCCTGGATGTGGACATTAACCTCGACCACCGTGAGTCCGGTCATGCTCTCAATGGCCCGTTTCACGTTCTCCTGGACGGCGACGGCCACCTCCGGAATTTTCGTTCCGTATTCGACAATGATCGAGAGATCAATCGCCGCTTCTTTCTCACCGACTTCGACCCGGACCCCTTTGGAAAGATTTTTCTTCTTCAAAAGCTCGGTTATGCCGTCCACCATCCCGCCGCTCATCCCGTAAACGCCTTTCACTTCCATCGCCGCCAGCCCGGCGATCACGCCCACCACTTCATTGGCGATCCGAATCGAACCGTTTTTTTCGTCCCACTCGTGTTCAGGATTAAAATCTCTGGCCACTCCTGCCACCTCCATCACGAAATTGTTTTCACACCCGCCCGCCGCGGGCTTATCTGTTCACCGCAACAAAATTTCTTTCGATTTGATTAGATTTTATTCCAGTTGCAACTCTTTTAGCAAGTTACTGACAAAATCCGTCGTCACTTCGCCCCTGATAAAGTCGGGGTGGTGAAGAATCTCCAAATGGAAGAGGATCGTCGACGGAATCCCTTCCACCTCAAACTCGTCCAAAGCCCTGATCATCCGGGCGATTGCTTCCTCCCGGGTCTCCCCCCAGGCGATCAGTTTGGCAATCATCGAGTCGTAATAGGGGGTGATCAAACAACCGGAATAGGCGGCGCTGTCCACCCGGATCCCCGGACCGCCGGGCGCATGGTAAAATTTGATCAACCCCGGATGGGGCAGGAAATTTTTCTCCGGATCCTCGGCGTTAATCCGGCACTCAATAGCGTGCCCTTTAAGCTTTATCTCCTCCTGCCGCCAGGGCAGCTTCTCGCCGGCCGCAATCAAAATCTGTTGTTTAACCAGGTCAATACCGGTAACCATCTCGGTGACCGGGTGCTCCACCTGAATCCGGGTATTCATCTCCATAAAATAAAACCGATCGTCTTTGTCGACCAAAAACTCCACGGTCCCGGCGTTCTTGTAGCCTACCGCCCGCGCGCCTTTGAGCGCCGCTTCCCCCAAGGCTTTCCGCAGTTCCGGCGAGACCCGCGGGGAAGGACTCTCCTCTAAAATTTTCTGGTGACGCCGCTGCAGGGAGCAATCCCGTTCGCCGAGATACACTCCGTTGCCGTACTCGTCAAAAAGAACCTGGATCTCAATGTGCCGCGGTTCTTCTATGTATTTCTCAAGATAAACCTCGGGGTGGCCAAAGGCCGCCTCCGCTTCCATCTGGGCGGTCTGGACCGCTTGCTTCAAGTCCTCGGGGGAATGCACCACCCGCATGCCCCGGCCCCCGCCACCGGCCGAAGCCTTAATGATCACCGGGTAACCGATCTCCGCGGCAACGTCCAGGGCTTCCTCAACAGAGTTCAAGGGTCCGTCCGAACCGGGAATTACTGGAACGCCCTGCTCCTTCATGATTCTTTTCGCCCGTGATTTGTCGCCCATCTTCTCCATCACCGAAGCGGGCGGCCCGATAAATTTAATGTTATGGGTCTCACAGATCTCAACAAACCGCGGGTTTTCGGCCAAAAAACCGTACCCCGGATGAATCGCATCTACACCGGTCAGCGTCGCCGTACTGATCAGATTGATGATGTTCAGATAGCTTTTGGACGGCGAGGCCGGCCCAACGCACACGGCCTCATCGGCATAACGCACATGCAGGGCATCCTGGTCGGCTTCGGAATACACCGCCACCGTTTCAATCCCCAGCTCTTTACAGGCCCGGATCACGCGTAAGGCAATCTCTCCCCGGTTGGCGACTAAAATCTTGCCAAACACCGATATTACACCTCCGACACTTGTTTGGACGTTTCCGCTTGCAAAATTGCTCAGATTTTTTCGATGACGAACAAGGGTTGTCCATACTCAACCGGTTCGGCGTCGTCCACCAAAATCTCGACCACCTTACCCCGGAACGGGCTTTCAATCTCATTCATAACCTTCATGGCTTCTATAATACACAAGGTCTTCCCGGGTTCGACCATCTCGCCCACTTCAACAAAGGGGGTCTCTCCCGGTCCGGGCGCCCGGTAAAAGGTCCCCACGATCTCGGCACAAACATACTCTTGGTTGGGGCCCAGTTTCTGCTCCCGCTCAGCAGGCTCTGGCGCCGGGGCATTTTGGACCGGTGCGGGTGCGGGCGCTACCGCTGCCGGAGCCGTCGCCGGTGTGACCGTAACCACCGGTTGCACCACACCGGGGACACCTTTTTTAATCATAATCTTTGTGCCGTCGCTTTCCAGATTCAGTTCGGTAATATCAGTCTCAACCAGCATTTGCATTAGCTCTTTGATTTCCTTAATATTCATCAGTCACACTCTCCTTAGCTTGGCAAATGAAACCGTTATTTTTTATTTTTATTTCGCACCTGGTCCTAATTTTCCTCTTTTTCTTTTTGTTTTTCCGGAACGGCAGCGCCCTTTTTCGCCCAAGCTATCCTCTTTATTCTACTCCATAATCCGGATCTGTTCCACCCGGTAACCGGTAACCCTGGTCACCAGTTCCCCGATCTCGGCAACCGCATCGGGATTCAACGTTTTACCCTTGACGATCACGGCAACTGTCTCGGGATAAACCGCCACCGCGTTTTGGTTATACCCCTTGGCCGCCAAAAGGTTTTCCAGCTCATGCTCGATGGTCTGGCGTTTCATTAAAGTCAGCAGTTCATCATGGACCTTTGCCCTTTGGTCGCCTTCCGTCGTGCGCAGCATCTCTTCCAAGGTTTCCTGGAGGCGACTCCGCTCCCGGTCCCGGTTCCAGCGGAACTCATCCAGAACCGCCTCGTCGCTGAACTGCTTTTGGGCGGAAACGGCCACGGCCAACGGGGGGGCCGGTAACGCCTCGCCGCGGCCGGAAGCGTCAAACGCAATCCGGCTGTAAAACCCGACCCCAAGCAGGAGGAAAAAGCTGACCCCCACCAAAATCCAGGTCAGAATCGGATCCGGCTGTTTGAGCTCCAATCTTTACCCTCCCTTTAAGTTTCTCCACTTCTCGGTTTTTACCTATTAAACTTTTAAAATATTAACCCCATGGTAATACAATCACCCGGTGGAGCGCGATCCCCAGTAAAACCGCGGTTGCTTCGCCCAGCTGCCGGCGGACGGCCGGATCGGTCGCTCCTTCGGCCACCACCAGCACGCCACTGATCGCCGGTGCTTTTTGCCCGCATAAAACCGGCGCCTCGACCCCGCCGCTTTGGCGCTGGAAGACCGGTTCCCGCCGGATCATAAGCTCGCCGGGGCTGTTCCCCTGCCCGGCGGCGGCCCGTTCCTGCCGTTCCTCCCGGTATAACCACTGCTTCTCCTCACTCGTCGCCAGGTGCAGGTCGACCACCACCCGTCCCGCCCCTTTAATCTGCGCCAAAATGGCGGCCACTTCCCGTTCGAGGCGGCTCTCGGACCACTGCTCTTCCGCCTTTTCCAGCAACGTCGGCCCTTTGACTGGTAATTCCGGAGTGGCCCACTCCGGTTTGGGCCGGCCGCCTCCACCCCAGAACATAAAGGCGATACCTATTCCGGCCAGCAAAAACAGGGTCAAAACCATCTTGCGCTCCTTGGCCGGAAGCTTTTGCAAACCAAGGTAATTCACCAATTTAGGCGGGGAAAACCCCTCATCATGATCCCTCTTCTTCGGCAAATTCCTTTTTCACCTCCACCTGATCCGGCGCCATCGCCAAGACCGCGGCCACTGTCCGCTTTAAAACCTCCACCGGGACCCCCGGGTCGGCCGGCAAAACCACCCGCACCCTTTGGCCCTGCCCCGCCGCGGTACTGATCTCCACTTGCACCCCGGCGGTCCCCGTAATCGTTTGGAGCAACTCTTCCACTTTCGCCTGGACGGCCGGCGCCGTGAGCGCCGCCGCCTGCTCTTCGCCCCGCTGACGCAGGTTAACGCCTTCCGCCACCAAGGCTGCCGGGTCGGCCCGCCCCCCGGCGACGGAGACCTCAGGAAGGGCCAGCGTAAAATCCTGTCCCACCCGCATTACCAAATTAACAAGGAAAAAAAGGACAATCAAACCGACAACCATCCGCCCGTACTTGCGCATTCCGTCCTCGGGCAGCAGAAGCTCGCAGAAACCGGCCAACAAGATCAGCGCCAACAAGCTTTTGAGCGCCTCTTTGATGAAAAAGCACCTCCTTTGCGACACCCGTTCAAACAAGCCAAACCGGACCCGCCTTACCGCACGCCTCACCGCACAACCGCGGTCAAATTCCCCAAACCGATCAGGATGGTGAGGCAGAAAAAGAACATCAAACCGACCACGGTCACCGTCGCAAAGATCACCATCACCGTCTGGCCGATCTCCTGCAACGATTCGGCCAGACGGTCCTGGCCCAGCGGTTGTACAAAGGCCGCCGCCAACCGGTAAATAAAGGCCACTACCAGAATTTTCAGGGCTGGATAGGCACAGAGTAAAACCACGCCCAAAGCCGCAAAGGCACCAAGGGCATTTTTGATGAGCAACGAACAACCGGCGGCCAGTTCCAGACTGTCGGAGACCACACCGCCCACAATCGGGACCAGGTTACCGGTCAAAAACTTTGCAGCCGTAAGACCAAGTCCGTCCGCCGCGGCCACCGTCACCCCTTGGAGGGAAATGACCCCCAGAAAAATGGTCACCAGAAAAGTGAGGAGCAGCACCGCACCCTGCCGGGCAACCCCCGCCAGTTTCGTCACGGAAAAGCCCTCGACCAGGCGGGAGACCAGCCCGACGGTGCCCGCCAATAAAATTAAGGGAAGCACCAGGTTGCGGACGAGACTGAGTACGATTCCGGTTCCTCCCCAGACCACCGGATGACAGACCGTCGTCAGCGTAATCCCGCCCGCCGCCGCCAGTAAAGTAAAGATTGTGGGCAAAATCGCCAGCACAAAACTGTTCACCCGCTCCAAGGCACCGTACGCCAACTGCATTGTGGCGGTAAAGCTTTGGATCGCCAGCCCCATCAGGACCAGGTAAATAATGTTGGCCACCAGATTGCCGAGGCTCTCTCCCGCCCAGGCCTGTTGAAAATGGACCAGAACCCCGCCGATCACGGCGAGCAGGATCAACCGCCCTAGAAGATGCAGATTGACCACGACCTCCCGGCCGAGAAAGGTGGTCAACTTCTTCAGCAGCTCAGCCAGATCCAGTTTCATTCCCCCCCGGACCCAACCCCGCAGGTCCCACTGGGGTAAAAGCGCCCGGGTCTCCCCGTCCAACTGGGCCAGAAAGGACGAGATGGCCTCAAGATCCAGCGCCGCAATCTCCTGGTCAAGAATCGGGCCAAGCGGATCAATCTCCTGACCTTGAACGGGAATAGCCACCAGAAGGAGAGCGGCAAACCACCCCGCCCACCACCGGCGACCACCGCTTTTCCTCCTCATCCCAATCCTCCCTTCACCGCCAACCCTAAAACAGGCGGAGGACCATCTCGAAGATGGCCACCATGACCGGAACCGCCATAAAAAGAATGATGATCTTCCCGGCCAGTTCCAGGCGGAGACCCAGCGCACTTTCGCCGGCATCCTTACAGATTTGCGCGCCAAAACCGGCTAAATAAGCAACACCCATCACCTTGAAGATGGTTGCCAAGTAATCCGGTTGCACCTGGGCTTTCTGCGCCAAGTAAGTAAAGACCCGGACCAACTCGGTCAACCGGCCAATCAACCGCAACAGAATAATGACGCCGACCAGGACCGAGAGCAATACCGCATATTCCTCATATTCCCGGCGGAGGATGGTTATGAAGATCAATGCGGCCAGGGTAATGCCGAAAAAGACGAGAATGTCCACCGCGCCACCTCTTTAGAAACCAAAGACCATCCGGACTTCCTGGAAAAAGCGTTGGACCATTTGGATCGCCACAATAAAGACCAGCACCACCCCGACCAAAGTGAGGATATAGGCGTACTCATCCTTTCCCGCCTGTTTAAAAAGGATGTTCAGCAAGAGGATTATGATGCCCACACCGGCAATTTTGAAGATCAGGTCCACCTCAGGTATCATCTTTTCCTCCCCCTCTTTCCGGTCAGTAAAAGACCAAAACCACTAAAACCCCCGCCGCAATCCCTAAATACCGGTAAAGACGCTCGTTTTTTTTGTATTCTTCTTCCGCCTCCGTCGCTTGGTGTTCCAACCGCGCTATTGTTTGGCGGATCGCTGATACCTGATTTTCCCGGTCGGTGGTGCCGAGGGTCCGGCCGAAATCAATGAGCACCGCCCAGTCTTCCGCCGTCAGAGCCAGCCCATCCCGGTTTTCCGTTAAACTTTTCTGCCAGGCCTCATCGGCCGTTAAGCCGGCCGCGCCGTTCAATTCCGCCGCGAAACCCGCAAACAGCACTTTCGCCTCCTTCGGCAGCCGGGCGCCGATCCGCGCAAACGCCTCCCCCAGCGGGACGCTCCCGTACCCGATCTCCGTCGCCAGCCACTGAAAACCTTGGATCAAAGCGTTCAACAACTGCCACCTTTTTTTCAAGAGGGCACTATAGATCCACCCGGCCATCGTGCTGGCGGTAATGACCAACAAGGCACCGAAGAGCCTCATCTTTTAACCTCCAAACGTTGAACTTCCGACAATAACGCCTCCTTTGTCTGACCGTTCCAAACCCCCTCCAGGGTTCCCGGTCCCAACCGGCGGCTGAGGAGCACCACCCGTTCGACCAGTCCGCGGGACCACAGACGCTGTAAAGAGGGGCGCCGGGCAAAATCCTTTGTATCCCACGCGTGCGCCGTCGTGATAAAACCCACCCCCATGTTGAGAATCTCTTCGATCAGATCCAAGTCGCCGGGACGGCCGATTTCATCGGTGGCAATCAATTGCGGCCCCATCGACCTGAGCAACAAAAAAACCCCTTCCCGTTTGGGACAGCCGGTCAAGACATCCGTCCGCATCCCGACATCAAGCTGGGGAACCCCCCGGTAGCTGCCGGCCACCTCACCCCGTTCATCAACCAGACCGACTTTCACCGGCGCGGGGACCCCCTCGCCGTTGCTAAAGCTGCGGACCAAATCCCGCAGCAAGGTCGTCTTGCCCGCCTGGGGCGGGGAGATAATAATGGTCCGCAGCGGCCGGTCGCCCATGGTCAGGTAAGGCAGCAGGCGGCGGCCAATCCCCTTGAGCTGGCGGGCGATGCGGATATTGATACTGGTCACCCGCTTCAAACGCAGCAGCGCCCCCCGGCCGACCAGACATTCGCCGGCCAGTCCCACCCGGTGGCCGCCCGCCAGAGTGATAAAGCCCTCCCTCAACTCCTCTTCCAGCGTATACAGGGAATTACCCCCCATCAACTGGACTGTCCGGAGAACATCGGGCGCTTCAACCTTCAGCGCCTGCTCCGGCCTGATCGTAGGGACGCCGTCCGCCGTCACCAAAAGCGACTCGCCCACCTCGACCTGCAAGGGCTGCTCCGCCCGGAGCCGAATCTCCTCCAGCTTTGCCCATTTTTCCGGCACCGCCCGCCGGAACCTTTCCAGCGCCCACCGGATCCTGGGTACCAGAAAGGGCAACACCTGCTCGGCATAGTCCACCACGTCAACACCGCCTTTTTTGCCAAAAAAAAGCCCGTCCCCTACTGTTCATATAGATATGGGGACGGGTTTAAAATTATGCTATTGTTCAGGTTGATTAAGAGCTACCCTCCATCGTCTGCGGACTCTCTTCGCCCACTTCCTCATCCACCGGATAATACTGTTCTTCAAGGTAGCTCAGATCTTCGTCGATCGCCTCGACATACTGATTTAATTCTTCCTGCTCACCACGGATATCCTCCAGATCCATGGCAATCTGATCGCAAATATTCAAGAGTTGGGTCCAAAGGACCTGCTCCTTTTCTTCCTGAAATTCCTGGCCTTCAATTAGCCCGCGCAGATAAGCAACCTGTTCTTTCAGTTCCATTTCTCACCCTCCAATTCTGGTTCTGCCCTTAGTATAACTTGAGGGGAGAAACGCTATCCATCTGCTTTCTGCGGCCGGCTCCGGGACATACCCTATTTCGACCGCCGTAAATACTCGCCGGTCCGTGTATCAATCTGCAGAATGTCTCCTTCTTCAATGAAGAGCGGAACGTTCACCACCACACCCGTTTCCAGGGTCGCCGGTTTGGAACCGCCGGTCGCCGTGTCACCCTTGAAGCCCGGCTCGGTATGGATCACCGCCAGCTCCACCGTGTTCGGGAGGATCACCCCGATCGCTTCACCCTCGTACATCTGGACCATCACGTTCATGTTCTCTTTCAAATACTTGACCCCTTCGCCGATGGTCTTTTCATCCAGGGTCAGCTGTTCGTAGGTGTTGTTGTCCATAAAGACATAATCATTGTCGCTCTTATATAAAAACATCATCTCTTTCGTCTCGATCCGGGCCAGGTTCACCTTTTCCCCCGCGTTAAAGGTCTTTTCTATCGTATACCCGGTCCGCAGGTTTTTCAGTTTCGAACGGACAAAGGCTGCCCCTTTCCCCGGCTTCACGTGCATGAATTCAACCACGGTATAAATTTGGCCGTCAACTTCAATCGT
The sequence above is a segment of the Capillibacterium thermochitinicola genome. Coding sequences within it:
- the spoIIIAA gene encoding stage III sporulation protein AA; translated protein: MVDYAEQVLPFLVPRIRWALERFRRAVPEKWAKLEEIRLRAEQPLQVEVGESLLVTADGVPTIRPEQALKVEAPDVLRTVQLMGGNSLYTLEEELREGFITLAGGHRVGLAGECLVGRGALLRLKRVTSINIRIARQLKGIGRRLLPYLTMGDRPLRTIIISPPQAGKTTLLRDLVRSFSNGEGVPAPVKVGLVDERGEVAGSYRGVPQLDVGMRTDVLTGCPKREGVFLLLRSMGPQLIATDEIGRPGDLDLIEEILNMGVGFITTAHAWDTKDFARRPSLQRLWSRGLVERVVLLSRRLGPGTLEGVWNGQTKEALLSEVQRLEVKR
- a CDS encoding CD1247 N-terminal domain-containing protein; translated protein: MELKEQVAYLRGLIEGQEFQEEKEQVLWTQLLNICDQIAMDLEDIRGEQEELNQYVEAIDEDLSYLEEQYYPVDEEVGEESPQTMEGSS
- the efp gene encoding elongation factor P, whose amino-acid sequence is MISVNDFRTGLTIEVDGQIYTVVEFMHVKPGKGAAFVRSKLKNLRTGYTIEKTFNAGEKVNLARIETKEMMFLYKSDNDYVFMDNNTYEQLTLDEKTIGEGVKYLKENMNVMVQMYEGEAIGVILPNTVELAVIHTEPGFKGDTATGGSKPATLETGVVVNVPLFIEEGDILQIDTRTGEYLRRSK